The Pelorhabdus rhamnosifermentans genome includes the window CGAGAGTAACCTCTTGCCTCTTAATATTGAGGCAAGAGGTTTTTTGAGTTTCAAAAGATCCCCTCCTTGCCAGCAGATCAGACCAACCTTTGGTAACGATGTTCTTATCTGTGTGAGGAGGGGTTTTCTATGTCTTAGTTGATGAACAGGAGATGGGTAGAATGAATCATATTAATTTTTTGGAGGTTTTTTGATGAATAGAAAGTCATCTAATTTTCGCTGGGTTTTGGCAGCTATTATGTTTGCTATTAGTTTTATTTCCTATATGGACCGTGTCAATTTGTCTGTAGCTACGCCCGCTATTATGCAAGAATTTGGCTTTAACAAAATGCATATGGGAGCGTTACAAACAGCTTTTTTTGTTGGCTATGCTGTCATGCAGATTCCTGGGGGCATTATGGCAGAATTGTTTGGTTATCGGCGTGTCGTCACTGTGGCAGTTGGATTCTGGTCTATTTTTACATCACTTACAGCTATGTGTAATAGTTTTACCATGTTTGCAGTTATTCGAGCTTTATTTGGTATCGGAGAAGGTCCGCTTGCACCTTGTTTTGGCCAGTTTATTTATCGTTGGTTTACAGCCAACGAGAAAGCACGTGGCTCGGCGTGCTTTTTAGGCGGCATGTTTGTGGGGCCTGTTGTGGGACCGGCTGTTACAGTTGCCTTGATGCTGGCTTTTGGATGGCGCTCCGTGTTCATTTTATTTGGAATCATTGGCATAGGACTTGCTATAGCTTGGTATTATTTTGTTACGGAATCCCCGCGGGACAATCAATTTGTTACAGAGAAAGAGGCCGATTATATTGAAGCCAATTTACAGCTTACTCAAATAAAATCAATGGCTCCCTGGCGAAATTTTATTACATCCTCGCAATTTTGGGCCATTGGTATTCAGTTTTTTGTTACTGATTACATTATGTATGTATTCTTAGCCTGGCTTCCTTTATATCTCATGGAAGCGCGAAATTTTTCATTGACAAGTATGGGGTTTGCAGCTTCCTTGCCTTGGCTTGCTTTGTCGATTATCACCTTTTCTACTGGATTTATGAGTGATAAACTCGTTAGCTCCGGTCTCTCTAAAACGAAAGCGCGCACTGTATTTGGAACTATGGGGCTCACAATTTGTTGTGGTGCTCTTTATTTGGGGGCAGTGGCCCAAGATTCCTGGTGGAATATTTTTTGGCTTACCCTTTCTCTTGGCGCCCTTGGTTTTACTTTTAATGCATCTTGGGCAGCCTGTATGGATATTGGCGGAGAATTTTCTGGCTCTGTTTCAGGCTGGATGAATTTTTGGGGAAATCTCGGTGGTGCTACAGCACCGCTTTTAACGGCGTGGATTGCTACTACTTATGGTTGGCAATTTGCTATTTTAGCTACATCAGCCTTGGCTATTATTGGTGTTGGTGCTTGGCTGGCTGTCAAGCCGGATGTATCGCTGATTTGTCAGAAAGGCAAGGATAAAAAATCTCTTTGTTTAGCGCATAAAGCGATTTAGAAAAATCATCGATGTTAGCAGATTGCGAAAAGTATTGTACGAATAAAGGAATGTTATTTCGAACACAAAAATCTCATTGACAAAGACATAAAACAGTAGTATATTACAAATTACGAACTAAAAAAAATAATAATTAGATAAATGTAATGATGAAGAATAGTAAACAGTGCAAAGTTGCAGTGAGCCAATGGTCGGTGAAAATTGGTACTTCAGCCTGTTGAATCCACTTCGTAGCAGGTAGGGACATAACCTATACCGGTTTGATGCCGTTATTATCTATGAGGTCATAGAAATTTTTATGATGAAAAAGGTGGCACCACGTGAGAATTACTCCCGTCCTTGACATATCGTCAAGGATGGGAGTTCTTTATTTTACTGGCAAAAAACAATTTAAATAAGCCTGTGGAGGGGAATATCATGAAGATTTTGATTTCCGAAAAGATAGCTGATAAGGGAATTGAGAAGCTCATTCAAGAAGGAGCGACTGTAGACGTTTTGCCAAAACTTACGCGACAAGAGTTGCTTGATGTTATTGGAAAGTACGATGGCCTGATTGTACGGAGTGTCACCAAGGTGAATGAAGAACTTTACCAGCATGCTACAAATCTAAAAGTTGTTGGACGAGCGGGTAATGGAGTAGATAACATTGAAATGGAAGGGGCAACCAAACGGGGTATTATTGTTGTGAATACACCGGAGTCTAATGTTGTTTCAGCAGCAGAACTGACGATTGGATTATTACTTGCTTCTTGCCGTAATATACCGGGTGGCAATGAGCGTGTTCGTTCAGGCAGCTATGATCGTGCTAATTTGAAAGGTGTGGAACTACAGGGCAAGACAGTGGGAATTGTGGGTTTTGGACGGATTGGATCACTTGTTGCCACGCGTTTAAAATCTTTTGACATGCAGGTTATTGCCTATGATCCCTATATTAATGATGCCAGGTTTAAAAAATTCGGTGTAGAGAAAAAAGAAAAACTTGAAGATTTAGTGAAGGAAGCCGATTTCATTACGGTTCATACGCCGAAAACGAAAGAAACGATTGGTATCATTGGCAAAGAACAGTTTAAAGTAGCGAAGAAAGGTGTAAGAGTCATCAATTGCGCGAGAGGCGGTATTATTGATGAAGAAGCCTTGAATGATGCGTTGAATAAAAAAATTGTTGCCAGTGCAGCAATTGACGTTTTGGTCAGTGAGCCTCATCCGAATACGCCGCTTATTGATTTTCCCAATGTCGTGTTTACGCCCCACGCTGGTGCCGATACAGTAGAAGCGCAAGATAATGTTGGTCTTACTGTGGCTCAAGAGGTTATCAGTGCACTCCGAGGCGAAATTGTCCCCAATGCTGTGAATTTGCCGACGATTCCTAAACAGGAATTTGAATCTTTTTCAGCTTATTTGAAATTAGGCGAGACACTCGGTAAGATGTACTATCAATTAGAAAAAGATGCTGTGGAAAAAGTGGAGATTGTCTATAGCGGTGATGTGGCTACCATTGATACATCCGTGATTAGTTTGGCTATCTTAAAGGGGCTTTTTGAGCCAGTTTTGCAAGAAAAGGTGAATTATGTAAATGCCAGCCTTATTGCGAAAAATCGGGGCGTTACTGTAACGGAAAGTAAAAAATCTACTGTTGAAAGTTATTTGACATTGATTCAAATGAAGGTTATTTCGAAGAATAAAACCTTTACTATTAGCGGTACCATCTTTGGCAAGGGTGAAATGAGAATTGTAGAGATCAATGGTTTTACTTTCGATTTAACGCCCCGTCCTTATATGCTTGTGGCTGAAAATATTGATAAGCCAGGCATTGTGGGTCAAATTGGTACGATCCTTGGTGTGAGTAAGGTAAACATTGCGACGATGCAGCTGGGGATTAATGATCAGGAAAAACGGGCCATGATGGTTTTGGCAATTGATTCTGATGTGTCAGTTGATGTTCTGCAATTTATCAGCGGTGTAGAAGGTGTGTTGAAAGTTCACTTGGTGAAAATTTAAGAAATTACAATTAAAAAATAAATAAAATAAAAGAGGAAAAACGTTATTTGTCTGATGACAGGCAAGTCGCGTTTTTTTTCTTCTGTAAGCGCGTTCTAGTCATATTACAGGTACAACCCTTAGTATTAATGGTGGTTACGAAACGCAATTAATGCAAGATTTTTTTGTAAGACCTATGACTATTTTGGCTGTGTGTGGTAAAAACTTGCTTGTTTAAAATAACAAGCAGGAGTGTTTGGTTTCTTTCATGAATCTATCTAGTAATGAGAGTCTGTCAAGGAGGCGAAAGCAATTGTTCCAGCAGTTGTTCAACGATTTTATTACAGGGTTGCAGTTTTTAACACGTATTCGTCTCGTTACGCAAGTCGATTGTTCTCAAGATAGTTTTCGCCGTAGTGTTAAATTTTTTCCTATTATTGGCTGTCTCATTGGGCTGCTATTATCAGGAATAATCTATGGATTACAGTTGCTTGGGAGTGGCAAAATTCCTTCACATGTTATGGCATGCAGCCTGATTTTGATTGAAATACTGTTAACA containing:
- a CDS encoding MFS transporter — protein: MNRKSSNFRWVLAAIMFAISFISYMDRVNLSVATPAIMQEFGFNKMHMGALQTAFFVGYAVMQIPGGIMAELFGYRRVVTVAVGFWSIFTSLTAMCNSFTMFAVIRALFGIGEGPLAPCFGQFIYRWFTANEKARGSACFLGGMFVGPVVGPAVTVALMLAFGWRSVFILFGIIGIGLAIAWYYFVTESPRDNQFVTEKEADYIEANLQLTQIKSMAPWRNFITSSQFWAIGIQFFVTDYIMYVFLAWLPLYLMEARNFSLTSMGFAASLPWLALSIITFSTGFMSDKLVSSGLSKTKARTVFGTMGLTICCGALYLGAVAQDSWWNIFWLTLSLGALGFTFNASWAACMDIGGEFSGSVSGWMNFWGNLGGATAPLLTAWIATTYGWQFAILATSALAIIGVGAWLAVKPDVSLICQKGKDKKSLCLAHKAI
- the serA gene encoding phosphoglycerate dehydrogenase, with the translated sequence MKILISEKIADKGIEKLIQEGATVDVLPKLTRQELLDVIGKYDGLIVRSVTKVNEELYQHATNLKVVGRAGNGVDNIEMEGATKRGIIVVNTPESNVVSAAELTIGLLLASCRNIPGGNERVRSGSYDRANLKGVELQGKTVGIVGFGRIGSLVATRLKSFDMQVIAYDPYINDARFKKFGVEKKEKLEDLVKEADFITVHTPKTKETIGIIGKEQFKVAKKGVRVINCARGGIIDEEALNDALNKKIVASAAIDVLVSEPHPNTPLIDFPNVVFTPHAGADTVEAQDNVGLTVAQEVISALRGEIVPNAVNLPTIPKQEFESFSAYLKLGETLGKMYYQLEKDAVEKVEIVYSGDVATIDTSVISLAILKGLFEPVLQEKVNYVNASLIAKNRGVTVTESKKSTVESYLTLIQMKVISKNKTFTISGTIFGKGEMRIVEINGFTFDLTPRPYMLVAENIDKPGIVGQIGTILGVSKVNIATMQLGINDQEKRAMMVLAIDSDVSVDVLQFISGVEGVLKVHLVKI